From the genome of Corallococcus macrosporus DSM 14697:
GGTCGTGGTGGCGGGTCCACCGGAAGTGGTGGTGGACGTGCCCTCCAGCGAGACCGCGCCCTACCTGAAAGCGGCCCTGGGCTGAGCCGCTCCCGGCTCCAGGAGCCTCCGAGCCGTGGCCTCCAGGGGGCCGCCGGGCTCGGAGGCGGGGCGCGTGGACTCAGCGCGCCTGGGCCTGCGTGGACGGCACGGAGAGGCCCTCCGCCTTGAGCGTCTGGCTGGCCATGCCGGACATGCTCTCCGCGAGCGACTGCACGGAGCGGGTGGCTTCCTGCGTCTCCTGCACCGTCTTGAGCGTGCGCTGCATCTGCCCGGACAGCTCCTGGATGGCCTGCGCCATCTGGTGGGTGCCCGCGTCCTGCGCGCTGACGGCGGCGGTGATCTGCCGCACGCTGGAGCTGGTGTCGCCGATGATGTCGGCGAGCTGCTGGAACTGCGCGCTGGAGGTCCGCACGGCGTCCAGGCTCAGCCGCACGCGCTCATCGCCCTTCTCGCTGGAGCGGGCGGCCTCGCGCATGCTGTTGCTGACGCCGTCGAGCACCTCGCGGATGCGGTGGGTGGCCTGGATGGACTGGTCCGCCAGGCCGCGCATCTCCCGGGCCACCACGCCGAAGCCGCGGCCACTCTCGCCGCTGCGGGCCGCCTCGATGGCGGCGTTGATGGCCAGCATGTTGGACTGGTCCGCCAGGTCCTTCACTGAGTCCACGATGCCGGAGACCTCGCGCGTGCGCTCGTCGAGCGCGAAGATGCGGCGGGCCATGTCGGAGACCTCGGTGCGGATGGCCGCCAGGTCCGCCAGCGTGCGCTCCAGGGCGGCCGTGCCCTCGCGGCCCACCTGTTCGGCGCTCTCCGCCGAGGCCGCCAGCGCGCTGGCCTTCTCCGCCGTCATCTGCGAGCTGCGGCGGATCTCCTTCACCGTCTGCTCCGCCTCCTGGAGCGCCACGGCCTGACGGCTGACGCCCTCGGTCTGCTCGTCGCTGGACGAGCGGAGCTGCTGCACCACCGTGGCCAGCTCGCCGGCGCCGTTGCCCATGCGCTCGGCCAGGTTGCGGACCTCCTGCGCGCGCGCCTCCAGTTGGTGCGTGTGCGCCTCCAGCGTGCGCACCACCATGATGGAGCGGCGGGTGACGATGCCCAGCAGCGACAGCGTCAGCGCGACGTAGCCCCAGTGCGTGACGTTGCCCAGCGACCAGCCCACCAGGCCGATGACGGGGAGGATGGTGAGGACGATGGAGAGCACCAGGCCGGCGAAGCCGCCCACGAAGAGGCGCGCGTCCGGGTTGCCCAGCCACGCCTGGGTGAGGGCCACTGACAGCACCACCAGCAGCACCACCATGGCCATGGGCAGGAAGGGCACCAGGATGCGCTGGCCAATGCCCAGGTCCAGCAGCGTCGCCAGGGCGAAGAGGCCGCACAGGGGCGAGAACACCATGGCCGCCTTCTGGAACCAGCCGCGCCGGTTGTCGAGCAGCGCGTCCGAGACGAACTCCATCAGGCCGGCGACGAGCAGGAAGATGCCCACCGTGGTGCCCAGGGTCGCGGCGGAGGAGGAGCCCCACAGCGCCGTGGGCATGCCGCTCAGGCCCAGGAGGATGGCTCCACCGCTGGCCGCGGAGACCGCCAGGCCCGCCAGCATCCGGCGCCGCCAGTGCAGCAGGAACGCGCCACCGGAGCCGAGCGCCACCGCCATCAGCAGGCAGCAGATGACGAAGGCCGCCTGGCCCTGCCGCGTCACGTAGACGAGCAGGTCATAGCGCGAGCCCACCTGCGCGGCCTGGGCCACGCCGATGTTCGGATTGCTGGACTGGATGCGCAGCAGCACCCGCTTGCCCTGCAGCTCCCGCGGCAGCGTCACCAGGTGCCAGGAGAGGTTCTCACCAATCTCGTAGCTGTCCGGGCGGATCTTCCCGCTCGTGTAGATGTGCCTGCCGTCCGCGTACACCTCCATGGCGTGGGTGACCTCGCCCAGGTACAGCGCGGGGTCCGTCCAGCCGCCATCGGGGATGGGGATGCTGAGCCAGAGGAACTTCTGGTCGCCACGGCCCTCCGGCGCGGTGAGCGCGGCCGTGGGTTTCCAGTCCTTCGAATCCCCCGTCTCCTTCGCCCACAGGGGCGTCCCATCCGCGCCCACGGGGGAATCACCCCAGCGGAAGCGCCACCCGTCGAGCACATTCACGGGGGGACCGGCCTCGGCGGCGTGGGCCGCGGAGGTCATCACAAACATCAGCAAGAGGGCGGAGCAGAAGCGGAAGCCAGCCATGGAGTGCGTATGGTCATCCGCTCAGGGGCCGGATGTAAATGGGTCTTCCCTACCTCTCCCGAGAATCGATTGGCGTTGCTTGGAATTGACGTCCCGAGAGGGCACGAGAGGCATGGAATGCCATGAATTTTCCGCTTCCGTCGAATTCGGAGGCGGTTGGCAGGTCGTGGGGAGGGCGGCCGACTGGCCGGGTTGGTCCCGGAAAGGCCGGTTATGCCGCGTGTCGGATCACCGTTCGCTCGGGTTTGAACGCCGACCCGGTGCGTCATGTTGAGTCCGGGGCGGGCTTGAGCGGTGCGCGGGGCCCTCGCTCTTCCCTTGGGGTGGGCCCAGCGGCGACACTGGGCCCATGGCGCACCTGGAGTTGATCCCCAAGCGGGACCTGTCGAGCTTTCGCAAGCTTGCGATTGGAAGTTGGAAGACGGCGTATGACCCCACCGTCTACGGCACGCTGACCGTCCGCATGGACAAGGCGATGGCGTACATCGAGGCGTTCCGTCAGCGCACGGGCGTGCGGCTCACGGTGACGCACCTGGTGGCCAAGGCGATGGGCGAGGCGCTGCGCCGCTGCCCGGACGCCAACGCCATCCTCCGCTTCAACCGCATCTACCTGCGTCAGCGGGTGACGCTGTCCACGCTCGTGGTCCAGACGGATGGCGGCAAGGTGGACCTCACGTCGGCGCGCATCGAGGACGCGGACAAGAAGAACCTGAGGGACATCGCCAACGACCTGGAGGAGGCGGTGCGCCGCGTGCGCGAGCGCCGCGACGTGGCCCTGGAGAAGGGCAAGGGGACCATCCAGAAGATTCCCTACCTCTTCCTCAACACCTTCACCTGGCTGCTGTCCTTCTTCATGTACACGCTGAACCTGGACATGAGCCGGTTCGGCATGCCGAAGGACGCCTTCGGGTCCGCCATCATCACCAACGTGGGCTCGCTGGGGCTGGACACGGCCTACGTCCCGCTGGCGCCGTACACGCGCGTGCCCATCTTCGTCGCGCCCGGCGCGGTGAAGGAGGTCCCCGTGGTGGAGGACGGCAAGGTGGTGCCGGGCAAGGTGATGAACATCAACGCCACGTTCGACCACCGCTTCATCGACGGGTTCCACGCGGGCGTGCTCGCCAACACCCTGCGGGAGATGCTGGAGAACCCGTTCGAGAACTTCGACGCGCTCCCGGAGACGGACGCGGCGCCTGTCTCCGCCGTGGGGTAGGGGGGCCGCTCCACCGGGGCTGATCCGGGCATTCACGGCATTCCGGCCGGGTGGTGGGTCCAGTGTCGGACAACAGTGGAAATTTGCGCCAGGCGCACGCAACCTGGCCCTCTCCCGTCCGATATTGGCTGAGACCCCACACCTCGCACGAACAACGGCCGAGCCATGCCCTCCCGGATCAACCCACCGAGCCGTCCCGCCACCTCCAAGGCCTCCTCCCCCCAGCGCGCCGCGGATCCGCGCGCCAAGGAGACCTCGGCGCCCAACACCGCGGCCCCCCGGCGCGGCCCGGTGAAGGACTTCTTCGACGACGCCCGCCAGACGCGCAACGCGGAGTCCCAGCGGCACACCGCCGCGTTGGCGGGAAGCCGCGGGACGGGCGCGCAGGCGCAGGCGCGCACCCACGGCAGCCTGCTGCCGGAGCCCCTGCGCTCGAGCGCGGCGGCGGTGCCCACGCAGCCCTCCAGCCGCCCCGGCATGGGCGCCATCCCCTACGACGGCGGCACCACGTTCCGCGTGTGGGCGCCCAACGCGCAGCGCCTGCAGGTGGCCGGAGACTTCAGCAACTGGCAGGCGGTGGAGCTGCAGCGCGAGCCCAGCGGCAACTTCTCGCTGGACGTGCCCGGCGCCAAGGCGGGGGACCAGTACCAGTTCGTCATCCAGGGCAAGCACGGCGACTGGCGCTGGAAGGGTGACCCGCGCGCGCAGGACGTCACCAACTCCACCGGCAACTCCATCATCGTCGACCACAAGTCGTACCCGTGGAAGCACGACCACGACTTCCGGATGCCGCCCTGGAACGAGGCGGTCATCT
Proteins encoded in this window:
- a CDS encoding 2-oxo acid dehydrogenase subunit E2 translates to MAHLELIPKRDLSSFRKLAIGSWKTAYDPTVYGTLTVRMDKAMAYIEAFRQRTGVRLTVTHLVAKAMGEALRRCPDANAILRFNRIYLRQRVTLSTLVVQTDGGKVDLTSARIEDADKKNLRDIANDLEEAVRRVRERRDVALEKGKGTIQKIPYLFLNTFTWLLSFFMYTLNLDMSRFGMPKDAFGSAIITNVGSLGLDTAYVPLAPYTRVPIFVAPGAVKEVPVVEDGKVVPGKVMNINATFDHRFIDGFHAGVLANTLREMLENPFENFDALPETDAAPVSAVG
- a CDS encoding methyl-accepting chemotaxis protein; its protein translation is MAGFRFCSALLLMFVMTSAAHAAEAGPPVNVLDGWRFRWGDSPVGADGTPLWAKETGDSKDWKPTAALTAPEGRGDQKFLWLSIPIPDGGWTDPALYLGEVTHAMEVYADGRHIYTSGKIRPDSYEIGENLSWHLVTLPRELQGKRVLLRIQSSNPNIGVAQAAQVGSRYDLLVYVTRQGQAAFVICCLLMAVALGSGGAFLLHWRRRMLAGLAVSAASGGAILLGLSGMPTALWGSSSAATLGTTVGIFLLVAGLMEFVSDALLDNRRGWFQKAAMVFSPLCGLFALATLLDLGIGQRILVPFLPMAMVVLLVVLSVALTQAWLGNPDARLFVGGFAGLVLSIVLTILPVIGLVGWSLGNVTHWGYVALTLSLLGIVTRRSIMVVRTLEAHTHQLEARAQEVRNLAERMGNGAGELATVVQQLRSSSDEQTEGVSRQAVALQEAEQTVKEIRRSSQMTAEKASALAASAESAEQVGREGTAALERTLADLAAIRTEVSDMARRIFALDERTREVSGIVDSVKDLADQSNMLAINAAIEAARSGESGRGFGVVAREMRGLADQSIQATHRIREVLDGVSNSMREAARSSEKGDERVRLSLDAVRTSSAQFQQLADIIGDTSSSVRQITAAVSAQDAGTHQMAQAIQELSGQMQRTLKTVQETQEATRSVQSLAESMSGMASQTLKAEGLSVPSTQAQAR